TTAGAAAAAGCAGATAAGAAAAATTGAGACGTTTTTAATGCTGTTTTATTAGAATTTGAACACGGATTtaaggaaattatttgaattatttttttttgtttttttcaatttggaggctaaaataattttgaatttcggtcatttgaatttaattggtttcaattaagtgaaatttggaattttggtaatttcaagTTGAGTGTTTTGATCAAATAAACGTCAGAATATTTCGGAATTTTAAGTCAGTTGGATATAAAATATTGATCGGTGTTATTcacagaataattcggaaagttaggacaagatagggttgcaggttttttttttttccaggacattgtttattgaattttatttttgctgttgagatataattttttttcagggcgttaattattattgggatcacagttgcgttcaagataatattttttttttggtgatatcattttttttcagggcgttaattattttgggatcacagttgcgttcaagataatatttttttttggtgatataattttcttcagggcgttaattattattgggatcacagttgcgttcaggataatatttttttttggtgatataattTGTCTTTTAGGGCGTTTCCATATAAGGTtgatatattttgaatagagagAGTATTTGGCGTTTATAGTTTGATTAATTCTATCGTGTGTGCGCAGCGTATTTAGTATTTTGAAATAGGGATACTTGATTCATACTTTGAAATATCGTAAACCTGatataattgttttgttttcCTCGATTAATTTGCGGAGTTTAAAGATAGTTTTCGGATTTAATTGTTATTGAGGTTATTTACaaggttttgaaaaatgttgccGGCGGCTAGTGCTAGTGCTACCACCCCTGCGGTGGCTGAGAAAGATGTTATGAGATTTCCGTTTATGTATTCGTTGGGGATGATTGCGACAACCCTTGATAGTTTTTCGGGAAAAGACGCGAAGCGGTACTTCGACAAATTAGAGTTGAGATCGAAATTGGACGGATGGAGTGAGGAAGAAACCCTTACTCTATTGAAATTAAAACTGATAGGCGcggcgtacgaatattttaagtcTGATGAGGCgtatgataaattgaaatactcggaattgaaacagcggctaattttaaaatttaccCCATCAAAATTGCCAGGGGAGAGTCAGTGGAATTTAAGTCGTTGTTTCCAGCGACATGATGAAGatgtttcatcattttgtaCTAGGCTGCGGATTTTAGGCGCGGAATTACTCCGGGAAGATTTGGGCGGAGCATCGCTAGATGAACAAGCGGGAAtcataaagaaaaataaagagttGATATTAAATCAGTTTAAAACAGGATTGCGCAAAGACTTGATGAAAGATATGGGGGTAGCTTTATTAAGAGAAGAAAATTTAGATTTAGAAAAAGCGGAAGGACTGGTCAAATTACAAGAGACCGCAACAATGATGATACAAGGAAGGACATCAAATATGAGGGTATCGGCGGTAGATGCAACGGAGGGATGTCAAAATTGCGGAAAAAAGGGGCACGACTCGAAGGATGAAAGGGGGAATATTAGAAAATTCGTAGAGACAAAGAAGAATGCAGCGCAATGTTATTCTTGTGGTAGACCGGGTCATTTTGCGAGAGAGTGTAGGAATAATAACAGATCAGGGCAAAGGACGCAAGGAGGTTGTTATAGCTGCGGACAAAAGGGTCATTGGGCTAGGGATTGCCCAAGACAAAATCGTCAGGGACgagagaatttttcgaaaaatagaaTACGGAGAACTACACCCCCTGGAGGAAGGGGTGAAGCAAATATGGCCTGGGGTCAACGTGAAAGCAAGGAGATAGGAAGAAATGCTGATCAGGAAGGGGGGCGAAGTACGGGAGCTATTCCTAAACGATCGCCTCCATTTTCGAGGGGGTCTCAGTCGAGGAGACAAGAAGATTTAAACGGGGAGGGCCAAAATCCAACTGCCGGGATAGTGGCCGGAAAGTTTTAAAAGGGCAGGTTTATTCGGGGATGCCAGGGGGGCATGCATATAAGGGGGAAAGTAGGAATCGTTCGGTAATGGTGATCCCGGAAGTGAATTCCGGAGGGTTATTTGATGCACCTCACATGATTAAATTGAACATAAATGGAAGGACGAGGCGTTGTTTGGTAGATACGGGAGCCGCGGTGACTCTTGTAAATAGGAGTATAATTCcagaagatggaataaatagAAAGGAGGTCGACTATCGGTTGACGAGTGTAACAGGTCATAGTTTACGTACCTGGGGTACGGCCAATATTTTGGTGGGACCTGTAGGAGGAAAGTTAGGTACAACTTGGACGGCTATCTTGTGTGATGACTCTATGTTAGGGAACGTCCAAGTTATTTTAGGGAGAGATTTTCTCAGTGCAAATGAGGCACTTATTAGTTATGAAGGGGAGCCGTCCGTTATGATGTGGGGTAGGAGattcgaatttttgaataaaagggATATAGAAAGCGAATTATGTGCGGAAGATGAATATATTAAGGGATTTACCGGAACGATTCAAGTCAACGGAAACTTCAGGG
The window above is part of the Coccinella septempunctata chromosome 8, icCocSept1.1, whole genome shotgun sequence genome. Proteins encoded here:
- the LOC123318295 gene encoding DNA-binding protein HEXBP-like gives rise to the protein MGVALLREENLDLEKAEGLVKLQETATMMIQGRTSNMRVSAVDATEGCQNCGKKGHDSKDERGNIRKFVETKKNAAQCYSCGRPGHFARECRNNNRSGQRTQGGCYSCGQKGHWARDCPRQNRQGRENFSKNRIRRTTPPGGRGEANMAWGQRESKEIGRNADQEGGRSTGAIPKRSPPFSRGSQSRRQEDLNGEGQNPTAGIVAGKF